From Microcoleus sp. FACHB-831, a single genomic window includes:
- the recQ gene encoding DNA helicase RecQ — protein MAQFRSLEHALKHFFGYDTFRPGQRQIVEQALQNQDLLVVMPTGGGKSLCFQLPALLKPGLTVVVSPLIALMQDQVEALQDNGIGATFLNSSISWAQVRSREEAILAGRVKLLYVAPERLLGEKFLPFLDLVKHQIGISRLAIDEAHCVSEWGHDFRPEYRQLQQLRQRYPNVPTIALTATATSRVREDISQQLALRQPTIHIASFNRPNLYYEVRPKHKQSYSELLQQIRTTDGSGIIYCLSRKKVDELAFRLKQDGVKVLPYHAGLSDEERSSNQTRFLRDDVQIMVATIAFGMGINKPDVRFVIHYDLPRNIESYYQEAGRSGRDGEPARCTIFFNYGDIKTIEFLIDQKSDEQEQRIARQQLRRVIDYAEGTDCRRTIQLSYFGERFAGNCGNCDNCCHPKPQEDWTIEAQKFLSCVARCKERFGINYIIDVLRGAKNQKIAQNGHQELSTYGIGKDKSADEWKMLARSLLHQNLVEQTADGYSVLKLNDLSWQILRRQREVYLAVPAQQTPTLEYRDRAEAEVEMLLQRLRSLRKQLADSQGVAPYVVFADSTLKLMAQQRPQTLSEFGKISGVGDYKLAQYGDIFLREIQGYCQEHGLTAQPAVKNKSITPQPTYTQLNTLELYRQGFTVEEIAEKRNVRVTTIVNHLCELIEINQLVDITQMVSPERQLHILEAIKAVGADVLKPIYTHLGEQISYEEIKLVRSWWRQQNRR, from the coding sequence ATGGCTCAGTTTCGTTCCCTAGAACACGCCCTCAAACACTTCTTTGGCTACGACACCTTCCGTCCGGGACAGCGGCAAATCGTAGAACAAGCGCTTCAAAATCAAGATTTGCTAGTTGTTATGCCGACCGGCGGCGGGAAGTCTTTGTGTTTTCAACTGCCAGCACTGCTAAAACCCGGTTTAACGGTCGTGGTGTCGCCGTTGATTGCCTTGATGCAAGATCAAGTAGAAGCCTTGCAAGATAACGGCATTGGCGCGACATTTCTCAATAGCAGTATTAGTTGGGCACAGGTGCGATCGCGTGAAGAAGCGATTCTCGCTGGTAGGGTTAAGCTACTCTATGTTGCTCCAGAACGACTGCTGGGTGAAAAATTCCTGCCGTTTTTAGATCTCGTTAAGCACCAAATTGGCATTTCTAGACTAGCTATAGATGAAGCCCACTGCGTCTCTGAATGGGGACACGATTTTCGCCCAGAATATCGCCAACTGCAACAACTGCGCCAGCGTTACCCAAATGTCCCCACTATAGCTTTGACTGCTACCGCTACCAGTCGCGTCCGCGAAGATATCAGCCAACAGCTAGCGCTGCGTCAACCCACCATTCATATTGCCAGCTTTAACCGCCCCAATCTCTACTATGAGGTGCGACCAAAACACAAACAATCCTACTCAGAATTATTACAGCAAATCCGCACAACAGATGGTTCGGGGATTATCTATTGTCTCAGTCGCAAAAAAGTTGATGAACTGGCGTTTCGCTTAAAGCAAGATGGGGTAAAAGTGCTGCCCTACCATGCTGGTTTGAGCGATGAAGAACGTAGTTCCAATCAAACTCGCTTTCTGCGCGATGACGTGCAGATTATGGTGGCAACTATTGCTTTTGGGATGGGAATTAATAAGCCAGATGTAAGATTTGTAATTCATTACGATTTACCGCGCAATATAGAAAGTTATTATCAAGAAGCTGGCAGGTCTGGAAGAGATGGAGAACCCGCTCGCTGTACTATATTTTTTAATTATGGCGATATCAAAACTATTGAGTTTCTAATAGATCAAAAATCAGACGAGCAGGAGCAGCGGATTGCGCGTCAACAATTGCGCCGGGTAATTGATTATGCAGAAGGTACAGATTGCCGTCGCACGATTCAACTCAGTTATTTTGGGGAACGTTTTGCTGGAAATTGCGGAAACTGCGACAATTGCTGCCATCCAAAACCGCAAGAAGATTGGACTATTGAAGCGCAGAAATTTTTATCGTGCGTAGCCCGTTGTAAAGAAAGATTTGGGATTAATTACATTATTGATGTGCTGCGGGGAGCTAAAAATCAAAAGATTGCCCAGAACGGACACCAAGAACTTTCTACTTATGGAATTGGTAAGGATAAAAGTGCGGATGAGTGGAAGATGCTGGCGCGATCGCTATTGCATCAAAATTTAGTTGAACAAACTGCTGATGGTTATTCTGTTTTAAAACTCAACGATTTGAGCTGGCAAATTCTCCGCCGTCAGCGTGAGGTTTATCTTGCCGTACCCGCACAACAAACGCCTACTTTAGAATATAGAGATAGGGCGGAAGCGGAAGTAGAAATGCTGCTGCAAAGGTTGCGAAGTTTACGCAAACAGCTAGCTGATTCTCAAGGGGTTGCACCCTATGTAGTTTTTGCTGATTCCACTCTCAAGTTAATGGCGCAGCAACGTCCGCAAACTTTATCAGAATTTGGCAAAATTTCTGGTGTAGGCGATTATAAATTAGCGCAGTATGGTGATATTTTTCTTAGGGAAATTCAAGGTTATTGTCAAGAACATGGGCTAACAGCACAACCAGCCGTAAAGAATAAAAGCATTACTCCCCAACCAACATACACGCAGTTAAATACCCTGGAATTATATCGGCAAGGTTTTACGGTTGAAGAAATTGCAGAAAAACGCAATGTGCGCGTTACTACTATCGTCAATCACTTATGCGAGTTGATTGAAATTAATCAGCTTGTGGATATAACTCAGATGGTTTCGCCAGAACGTCAATTACACATTTTGGAGGCTATTAAAGCAGTTGGGGCTGATGTTTTGAAGCCGATTTATACCCATTTGGGCGAACAGATTAGCTATGAAGAAATCAAACTTGTACGCAGTTGGTGGCGACAGCAGAATAGGCGTTGA
- a CDS encoding glycosyltransferase encodes MNFSLPLLPWMWLDIVGTIFGNGVALSAITVAASTSLFMRRRGTGDRARKDTTNLPMVSILKPLKGVDYQLAENLAAFVNLKGHPYEVLIGIADKNDPAVAVVEQFITENPNAPFKLIITSDRPSCNPKVINLIGLETHAKGEIIIISDGNTRPHQNSLLRLVAVFDDPRVGWACTPFFVRKPSTLGAQLRAVHIGTELLSILCGVYYLTGIPLMMGKWMAVRKQALLDMGGFATLESYLGEDGAIGPILTKLNWKGAIAPDIIDIYFGDWRIQQAWAQLLRWGRLIRSFNPAGPFNLLLWNGTFWLFAAAIFWLAKARLGAAFLAFAGIASWLCNSFTYVRFGGDARHLITLPLADIKAILIVLFSYISRDVIWRGQRFRLGKNSQILSSEPITFKDGATKSNDDLATNSR; translated from the coding sequence ATGAACTTTAGCCTACCACTTCTTCCCTGGATGTGGCTTGACATTGTAGGTACGATTTTCGGCAACGGGGTAGCATTGAGTGCTATAACCGTAGCAGCATCGACAAGCCTATTTATGCGCCGTCGTGGGACAGGCGATCGCGCTAGAAAAGACACTACTAACCTGCCAATGGTAAGCATTCTTAAACCACTCAAGGGTGTGGACTATCAACTTGCAGAAAACTTGGCTGCATTCGTCAATTTAAAAGGCCACCCTTACGAAGTTTTAATAGGTATTGCTGATAAAAACGATCCAGCAGTTGCAGTTGTCGAGCAATTTATTACCGAGAACCCCAACGCGCCTTTTAAATTAATTATTACGAGCGATCGCCCCAGTTGCAACCCAAAAGTTATCAACCTCATTGGTTTAGAAACGCACGCCAAAGGTGAGATAATTATTATCAGCGACGGCAACACCAGACCTCATCAAAACAGCCTTTTACGCTTAGTCGCCGTATTTGACGATCCGCGTGTTGGATGGGCTTGCACTCCCTTTTTCGTGCGTAAACCTAGTACCCTCGGCGCGCAGTTGCGGGCTGTACATATTGGCACCGAATTATTATCAATTCTCTGCGGCGTCTATTATTTAACCGGAATCCCGCTAATGATGGGCAAGTGGATGGCGGTCCGCAAACAAGCACTCTTAGATATGGGAGGATTTGCCACATTAGAAAGCTACTTAGGAGAAGATGGTGCTATCGGCCCGATATTAACTAAACTTAATTGGAAGGGCGCGATCGCCCCCGATATTATAGATATATATTTTGGTGACTGGCGCATCCAGCAAGCTTGGGCGCAATTATTGCGGTGGGGGCGACTTATTCGGTCTTTTAACCCAGCAGGCCCTTTTAATTTACTTTTGTGGAACGGCACGTTTTGGTTATTTGCGGCTGCTATTTTTTGGCTTGCAAAGGCACGTTTGGGTGCGGCATTTTTGGCCTTCGCTGGTATTGCAAGTTGGCTTTGTAATTCTTTCACCTACGTGAGATTTGGCGGCGACGCAAGGCATTTGATTACTTTGCCTCTTGCGGACATCAAAGCTATATTAATTGTGCTTTTTTCGTATATTAGTAGAGATGTTATATGGCGCGGTCAGCGCTTTCGGTTGGGCAAAAATTCGCAAATTTTATCGTCTGAACCCATTACTTTTAAGGACGGTGCTACTAAATCAAATGATGATTTAGCAACAAATAGCAGATAA
- a CDS encoding DUF4335 domain-containing protein, producing MVLRRYTPPTCTLEIQAKDSPLSRWARRPVFKQLRFELRFDDPRQPEEQRISIFGDRADLEALHEAVTTYVQDFLEQSPAQMPLGSAAKLVGSIRSHSDADGNGARESLGQEDTAIAAKQPYNEAMEPAEELPQEEKIISIPDRDNVRDMSAYRNGQENSNSERSPHTASSNGNLELSGRHASKPQLLIPYLQPRGLLGHDLFLGRLATPESGPVVPLSVLQLFDLATALDEYAAELLALPALGTAGRQPFPAWTNVAAMLVLGVGVTTGAIALLNKPKPSTQTVVLVPSPATSPTVVAQATPTETPPPLILGLPTPPLPTGSPLPTTAVPTPLPFPPKLQPPSPVAAPNIASPPPSLNIPGGGSAQQPAPSGSESLKIPGTAPRSSGSSSQQVLIPNNDNRSARSNSQPTFKTNNDNVPPRSSSQRVLIPQSELPRRPSSSQSPPLRRITAPQESNLPRIVAPPEQELPPMEPPNQEEGAAALAPLPNLGADTSAPDEAASVPAPAPAPLIPPLPPAPRITARKQPKITAIKPLPEVSSNPGVAIVPDRSGETLSNDQANISAATRGTVSAQGDRAASSAGDNKVATGSLLDSIPQVAEARSFFQQRWQPPKDLTQTLEYSLQLNPDGSIQRIKPLGKASGNYIDRTGMPLLGEPFVSAVQSGGSPTIRVVLTPDGKVQTFLQPQ from the coding sequence ATGGTTTTGCGAAGATACACCCCACCCACTTGCACGCTGGAAATTCAGGCGAAAGACTCGCCCCTGTCTCGATGGGCGAGGAGACCAGTATTCAAGCAGTTGCGCTTTGAGCTTCGCTTCGACGATCCAAGGCAACCAGAAGAACAACGGATTTCAATTTTTGGCGATCGCGCTGACTTAGAAGCTTTGCACGAAGCCGTTACTACCTACGTGCAGGACTTCCTCGAACAGTCCCCTGCCCAAATGCCGCTGGGCAGCGCTGCCAAGCTTGTTGGCAGTATACGTTCTCATAGTGACGCGGATGGCAACGGGGCAAGGGAATCGCTTGGACAAGAAGATACAGCGATCGCGGCAAAGCAGCCTTACAACGAGGCAATGGAACCAGCCGAGGAATTGCCCCAAGAGGAAAAAATTATTTCAATTCCCGATCGCGACAACGTGCGAGATATGTCTGCGTACCGCAATGGGCAAGAAAATTCCAACTCGGAGCGATCGCCACATACAGCATCATCAAACGGCAATTTAGAACTTTCAGGGCGACACGCTTCTAAGCCCCAACTCCTCATCCCTTATCTGCAACCACGCGGTTTGCTAGGGCACGATCTGTTCCTGGGAAGGCTAGCGACGCCAGAATCAGGGCCAGTAGTTCCCCTGAGCGTGCTGCAATTATTTGACCTAGCGACAGCTTTAGATGAATACGCTGCTGAATTGCTAGCGTTACCTGCTCTGGGCACCGCAGGGCGTCAACCTTTCCCTGCTTGGACTAATGTGGCGGCGATGCTTGTGTTGGGAGTCGGCGTGACCACAGGGGCGATCGCGCTGCTTAATAAGCCTAAACCAAGTACCCAAACTGTGGTACTGGTACCCAGCCCTGCCACTTCGCCGACAGTTGTCGCCCAAGCAACACCAACAGAAACGCCACCCCCACTAATACTAGGGCTGCCAACACCACCGCTGCCGACTGGTTCGCCACTACCGACGACAGCAGTACCGACGCCGTTGCCGTTCCCCCCAAAATTACAGCCACCGTCTCCTGTAGCCGCCCCAAATATTGCGAGTCCGCCGCCGTCTTTGAATATACCTGGTGGTGGCTCGGCTCAACAGCCTGCGCCTTCGGGGTCGGAGTCTTTGAAAATACCTGGAACAGCCCCACGCTCTTCTGGTTCCAGTTCGCAGCAGGTATTGATACCTAACAACGATAATCGATCTGCCCGTTCCAATTCGCAACCAACGTTTAAAACTAACAACGATAATGTGCCTCCCCGTTCTAGTTCGCAACGGGTGCTAATACCTCAATCGGAGCTACCGCGCCGCCCTAGCAGTTCTCAGTCGCCACCTCTACGGCGGATAACTGCCCCACAAGAGTCCAACCTCCCCCGCATCGTCGCACCGCCAGAGCAAGAGCTACCTCCGATGGAGCCGCCTAATCAGGAAGAGGGCGCTGCGGCACTTGCACCTTTACCCAATCTGGGTGCAGATACATCTGCCCCTGACGAAGCTGCATCTGTACCTGCGCCTGCGCCCGCCCCGCTGATTCCACCTTTGCCGCCTGCTCCTCGGATTACTGCGCGGAAGCAGCCTAAAATTACGGCGATAAAGCCACTGCCGGAAGTAAGCTCTAATCCTGGTGTTGCTATTGTTCCGGATCGGTCTGGAGAGACATTATCGAACGATCAAGCAAATATAAGTGCTGCTACCAGGGGTACAGTATCAGCTCAGGGCGATCGCGCTGCTAGTAGCGCTGGGGATAATAAGGTGGCAACAGGCTCGTTGCTTGACTCTATCCCCCAGGTAGCAGAAGCTAGAAGCTTTTTTCAGCAGCGCTGGCAACCCCCCAAAGACCTTACGCAAACTCTGGAGTACAGTTTGCAGCTCAATCCTGATGGCTCTATTCAACGCATTAAACCCCTGGGTAAGGCATCTGGAAATTATATAGACCGCACTGGTATGCCTTTATTGGGCGAACCTTTTGTTTCTGCCGTCCAGTCTGGCGGTTCTCCCACCATCCGCGTGGTTCTCACTCCTGACGGCAAGGTGCAAACCTTTTTACAACCACAGTAG
- a CDS encoding DUF427 domain-containing protein, producing MAKAIWNGTVLAQSDRTEVVERNHYFPPETINKEYFKDSSTHTSCPWKGVASYYTIVVDGQENKDAAWYYPQTKDGAKNIEGYIAFWKGVKVEP from the coding sequence ATGGCCAAAGCAATTTGGAACGGTACTGTTTTAGCACAAAGCGATCGCACCGAAGTTGTAGAACGCAACCACTACTTCCCGCCTGAAACCATCAACAAGGAGTATTTCAAAGACAGCAGCACTCACACCTCCTGTCCTTGGAAAGGCGTCGCCAGCTATTACACCATCGTTGTAGATGGGCAAGAGAATAAAGATGCTGCTTGGTACTATCCCCAAACCAAAGATGGCGCCAAGAACATCGAGGGATATATAGCCTTTTGGAAAGGCGTCAAAGTAGAGCCTTAA